CTCTGCACTTTCTCCCACTCCTCATCCAGTCTACTGCATCTATATTCCGACTGGCAATGTGTGATGCGGCGTAGCATGGCTTGGTTCTCCTGCTGTATCTGTTTGAGCTTCCTCTGATGCTTCTCCGCATTTAGACTGCATGGAGAGATATCAGCTCAGGAACAACATCAAAGCAGTAAAAATAAGATAAAGACTAAATGAGAAAGTGGTGACACTTCAGGGACAAGGTGTTTGATCTCAATCATCCCAAGTGGGGTCCATAAAATCCATAAAATCGGGTAGGGTGGCAGGGAATGCAGTCTAGCTGTCTCTGGTGGTATTTTATCAGGAGTGGGCTATGTGACCTGGTGATCTGGCCATCTAAAGACCAACCCAAGACCTTAGTGTCACCTAACATATTTAAGATGAAACAAAGTATCCCAGAAAATTAAGGGGCAGAAGGGATGCAGGAACGTGACAAACAATCAGGATCACAAGTGAAAATGTACAAGGATGAAAGGGTAACAAGATCCCTGGATCCAAAGGAATGCAGTTCCAGCAATGAGCATCCTCCCGGTGACACTAGAGTGATTGAAGAGCTGTTGGATTTCTAACTGGCCACAATCCCTGGAGGCAAGTCATCCGACCTCAAAAAGCAGCAAAAACGCCGTGCCTTTGGGCAATTAATTGCTGGAACCATGTGGAATGGAGCCAAGAATCCCAGGGAAGTGGCTGACGTGGGATTCTGACTTTCAGCTGGTGGCTAGGTTACCATTTCCCATTAAATCCTTGCCACAGAATGCATTTCAGAAAGTCGACAAGGCTCCATCAGCAACAACTGAATCCTGGCACCTCCACCTCATCACTATGTTCTCTTGGGAGAGGGGAAGTGTACCATATCCAAATTCACTGGGTTACACACAGGCAGTGGCCAGGGTTCTCCAGTTTGTGACAGTTCCAGATGGGGTGCCCTAAAATCTTTAGATTCCCAGGAGAGGAGGATTGAACTGGCTCCCCTCCTATATTCACCCCAACCTGGTCGAATCATCTATTAATAGAGCCTGAATGTTTGTGCGAAATTGCTCAACATGAGAAGAATTAGAAATGCGATACATGTAGCTACAGATAATAAGAGGCTTCAGTGCAAAAAGGCAAAAGATTAAAAAATGGAATCAGAGATTGAATTGTTTGCAAAAAGGAGATAGTTGAATGTTGTTGCTATTGCAATGGAAATTACTGGTCGTGTTGACATTGGTGATTGAATAGTCAGTCTCATGACCCTTAGTTTTGCAGTTTGGTTGAGATTCTGTTGTTCTCAATCCTTTTGACCTGATTCCAGCATTCAGATTGAGAGAGAGCCCATTTGTTGTTCTGTTTCCCTTTCCCTGGCTTGCTAGCTCACTGACTTCCAACACTCAGAATGAAGGACACCCTTAACCTCCAACAGAAGTGTGGCTTAGGCATAGTTCTTTGACTGTGACCTTCACAGCACAGTAATACTTGAACCCAGGCTGGtcctagtcctcactttctccatgattAGCTTAGCACAATCAGTCCCATACCACACACCAGGAGATTCGAATCTAGCTTTTTATCCTCTGACATTGTTTATACTTTGAATGGAAATATGCAAAATACGTCTGCAATGGTGGAGTTGTGAAAATTGAGAATGCCCAAGAGACCAGTACTGCTAGGATACAGTTACCTCAGAGGGCTGTGGagctggaggggattacagagatagctgGGGAATGAGACCTCAGATAATTTGAAAACAAGGAGGGTGTTGCTTACCTGAGCACCATTGCACATCAGTGGGCACCAGAGTGATATGGGAAGGGATTGGTGTGAGCTAAGGTATCGGAATGTTGGCTGATCTCAGGATTGCAGAGGGTAGAATGTGGAAGGTTAGCCAGAAGTGCATTGTCAATTCTAGAGGTAACAAAGACATGAATGAGGGTTTTAGCAGCAGATAAGTTGAGGCAAGCGTGATATTGTGGAGGTGGAATTATGTGGTAGGAAGCTTATGTTGAGATCAAACATAAAATCAAGCACTGAAATCTTAAGCTTTTTCTATATGCTCCTAACTTCCATACCTTTTATTTGTGTAGTTATTCCAATTGTCTACAGTCCCACCGGAACTCATAATTTCAGACAGTTTGCAAGAAAGAATCTGGTTGTCTCTTCTGATAATAGCCAAACGTTCTTTCTCTAGCTGAATAAAGAACATGCAATTGTTAATGATTGGTGCATCTGGATTCTCTGTAGTCGTAGTCATTGCAGTTAATTATTGCTGAACTCACCAACAAAATATAACATTCAGCACAAAGTACAAACTCAGTGAGACTTTGTTTCTGTGTGTAGACCTTGTTCCATTCCCCAATCTGACCTCCAACCTATGGACTAATTGGTCAAAGACTTTCCTTGGAGAGTGTGGGTGTTGCCACACTGCCATTCCAAACTGCCCTTGAACGGATTGTTTGCTGGGCCACtttagaaggcagttaagagtcaatcacattgttgtgggtctggggtaacatgtaggctggaccaggtaagcatggcagatttccttccctaaaggacattattgaaACTGATGGGTTTTTACAGCAATCAGTAATAgtttcatagttaaaaatcatacaacaccgggttatagtccaacaagtttatttggaaatacaaacttttggagtgctgctccttcattaggtagctaTTGGAGCAAGATCACATCTctggaacccaggtctctgagCTCAGTTGATCGGATACCTAGAGAGTAATGCTTAGTGATAGCAACAGTACAATCCCTGTACTGCTCTGCTAGTTTTGGAGTCCAAACTCTTTGATTTTTTCTGTACTTGCTGTAGAGTGGTGTCCCTCAAGCTATCAATAGCAATTATCTTGCTTTAATACAGAGAGATACcaacagtcatagaatcacagatatgtacagcacggaaacagacccttcggtccaacttgtccatgccatccagatatcccaactcaatctagtcccacctgccggcacccagtccatatcccttcaaacccttcccattcatatacccatccagataccttttaaatgttgcaactgtactagcctccactacttcctctgacagctcattccatacaagtaccaccccctgagtgaaaaagttgccctttaggtcccttttttatccttcccctctcaccctaaacctatgtcctctagttcaggacttccccaccccagggaaaagattttgtctatttatcctatccatgcccctcatgattttataaacctctataaagtcacccctcagcctctgacgctccagagaaacaACCCCGGCCTAAttaagctcaaatcctccaatcttggcaacatccttgtaaatcttttctgaaccctttcaagtttcacaatatccttgcagtggcctaaccaatgtcctgtacagtcgcaacataacctcccaactcctgtactcattactctgaccaataagggaaagcataccaaacgccttcttcactatcctatctacctgcgactccactttcaaggagctgtgaacctgcactccaaggtctctttgttcagcaacactccctaggaccttaccattaagtgcataagtcctgctaagatttgctttcccaaagtgcagcacctcacatttatctaaattaaattccatctgccacttctcagcccattggcccatctggtcaagatccagttttaatctgaagtaaccttcttcactgtccactacatgtccaattttggtgtcatcagcaaagatactaactgtacatcttatgctcacatccaaatcatttatataaatcacgaaaagtagtggacccagcaccgatccttgtggcactccattggtcacaggcctccagtctgaaaaacaaccctccatcatcaccctctgtcttctacctttgagacagttttgtatccaaatggctagttttccctgtattccatgagatctaaccttgctaaccagtctcccatgggaaaccttgtcgaacaccttactggagtccatatagatcacgtccactgctctgccctcgtcaatcctctttattacgtcttacataagattacattacagtgtggaaacaggcccttcggcccaacaagtccacaccgacgcgcaacccacccatacccctacatttaccccttacctaacactacgggcaatttagcatggccaattcacctgacctgcacatctttggactgtgggaggaaaccggagcacccggaggaaacccgcgcagacacggggagaactcaaaaagctcaatcaaattCTTTGTTGGCTTGTGCAAAGACTGAGAGTGACTTTACAATTCTAAAATTAATGAacagaatttaaattccatcagctgctGTTTTGTGATTAGTTGACCTTAAAGGAGAGGCAGTggcaaagaagaacaaagaaaatttacagcccaggagcaggcccttcagccctccaagcctgagtcgatccaaatccactgtctaaacctgtcatccaattcctaagcatctgtatccccctgctccccacctactcatgcatctgtccagacgcatcttaaatgaatctactgtgcctgcctctaccaccactgctggcaacgcgttacaggcacctaccaccctctgtgtaaagtacttgccgcatgtatcccccttaaatttttcacctctcaccttgaaagcgtgacctctcactattgaatccttcaccctgggaaaaagcctatCTCTGTcgaccctgtctatacccttcatgattttgtagacctcaatctcctcttttctaatggaaacaatcctaacctactcaacctctctttatagctagcaccttttataccaggcaacatcctcgtaaaccttctctgcaccctctccaaatccagAGTGAATGCTCACCTACTATTGCTGTTCACCATCCAAGACtgaatttgaaataaagttgcaCATTTATACCTGCAGTTTTTTTAGCTTGACTTGAAGATGAGCAGGAGTCTGAGGTCCCCTTGTATCCACAACTGTGGTTGCCTTTTGCACCTGTGGATTGAGCATACTAATAATTATACTGTCAGACATTTCACAAAGAAGCAGGCTTCAAATCCAACTTTCGGTTAGAAACGGTTTCTGTTGCTCAATGTAccggagtggaagatggagtgtgTGCTGGATTACTCTGCACTTtgaagagctgaaaaatgtgttgctggaaaagcgcagcaggtcaggcagcatcaaaggagcaggagaattgaagattcctgaagaagggcttatgcccgaaacgtcgattctcctgctcctttgatgctgcctgacctgctgcgcttttccagcaacacatttttcagctctgatctccagcatctgcagtcctcacttactctgcactttgcctggatgagtgctgcTCATATGATATTGATAAACTGCAAAATCCTTCCCAGAGTTCAAAAACACACTAGTAACATGATATAAGAAAAAATTGACATGtcattttaaaacaatatttaaATTTTTGAGAATGTTTGACACAACCTTTGTCCTGTGCCTTTGATAATCATTCTTGTCCCATTTCTGTTGTAGGTACTTGTTGCTGGTTGGAATGATGGTTTGATAAGCTCGATGCATCTTCAAATATCTAGAGAGGTGAATGTGATCCTAGAGAGTTGAGTTACTAAGTAGATCAAAATGGATATGCTGACCAGTGAGTCAGAACATTACTCCACACTGAGCTCCTTTTCCTGGGTCCTAGTGCCTTGCTGTGtctgaatttgtgtgtggaggcagACAAATTCATTTTGCATACACAGCAAAACCTTTTAACTTCACTCCATTTTCATTGGAGGGAGGTCATAGATGTTAGCTGAGGTGAAGAGGAGAGTTCAAGTAAATAAAACCTCTCATTTTTAATCCAACAGCAATAAAGCAACACAAAGGCATAATACTGGAACACAATGTTCAATTCTGAtccccctgctataggaaagatgttgttaaacttgaaagaactCAGAAAAGACTTAAAAGGTTTTTGCAGGttagggctatagggagaggctgaataggttgggacaactttccctggagcattggaggctaaggggtgaccttacagagatttataaaatcatgaagggcatgggtaGTGTGAACAgctaaagtctttttcccaggctaggggagtccaaaactaaatggcataagtttaagatgagaggggaaaaatataaaagggaccgaagaggcaacgttttcatgcataggatggtgcatatatggaGCTGTTAGagaaagtggcggaggctggtacaattacaacacttaaaaggcatctggatgggtgtacca
This DNA window, taken from Chiloscyllium punctatum isolate Juve2018m chromosome 33, sChiPun1.3, whole genome shotgun sequence, encodes the following:
- the LOC140458596 gene encoding uncharacterized protein CFAP97D2-like; the encoded protein is MHRAYQTIIPTSNKYLQQKWDKNDYQRHRTKVQKATTVVDTRGPQTPAHLQVKLKKLQLEKERLAIIRRDNQILSCKLSEIMSSGGTVDNWNNYTNKSLNAEKHQRKLKQIQQENQAMLRRITHCQSEYRCSRLDEEWEKVQRLQNHIARYPRGLKTEQKYQKKIHDGGFGGSMSNNFMMKSTEEE